A stretch of Deltaproteobacteria bacterium DNA encodes these proteins:
- a CDS encoding amino acid ABC transporter ATP-binding protein: protein MIEVRNVSKTFYTTHQVNALTDVSMQVDRGEVVVIMGPSGSGKSTLLRCLNHLETIDEGEIIIDGITLTDFMTDINKVRAEVGMVFQSFNLFPHMTVMNNITIAQVKVRGRSTREAEETAMKLLDKVGIPEKAPVYPGQLSGGQQQRVAIARALAMQPKIMLFDEPTSALDPEMIGEVLDVMKTLAREGRTMICVTHEMGFAKEVADRTIFMDEGKIVEVGTPQDIFNNPQNERTKLFLSQIL from the coding sequence ATGATTGAAGTACGAAACGTCTCCAAGACCTTCTACACCACACACCAGGTCAACGCCCTTACCGATGTCTCCATGCAGGTCGACAGAGGCGAGGTAGTGGTCATCATGGGTCCCTCCGGCTCGGGAAAGAGTACGCTCCTGCGCTGCCTTAACCATCTGGAGACCATTGACGAAGGGGAGATTATAATCGACGGAATCACCCTCACCGATTTCATGACCGACATAAACAAGGTCCGTGCGGAAGTGGGCATGGTTTTCCAGAGCTTCAACCTTTTTCCCCACATGACGGTAATGAACAACATAACCATCGCCCAGGTAAAGGTCCGGGGCCGATCAACCAGGGAGGCTGAGGAGACCGCCATGAAGCTGCTGGACAAAGTGGGGATCCCCGAGAAAGCCCCTGTTTACCCCGGCCAACTTTCGGGCGGACAGCAGCAGCGGGTGGCCATCGCGCGGGCGCTTGCCATGCAGCCGAAGATCATGCTCTTCGATGAGCCCACCTCGGCCCTGGATCCTGAGATGATAGGTGAGGTTCTGGACGTCATGAAAACTCTGGCACGCGAGGGGAGGACCATGATTTGCGTTACCCACGAAATGGGTTTCGCGAAGGAGGTGGCCGACAGGACCATCTTCATGGACGAGGGAAAAATCGTGGAGGTGGGAACTCCTCAGGACATATTCAACAATCCGCAGAACGAACGTACGAAGCTGTTCCTTTCCCAGATACTGTAA
- a CDS encoding mechanosensitive ion channel family protein, giving the protein MPNYLSFLETIVLGNSVWRWITAAFVLLIAYAGLGICIKAVVRYLGKLAEKTETTLDDFFVDLLKVRTKRLFFFVFALYAGSLFLILPGRLALIITNAAIVSLAFQVGLWGNGVISYFISRRASRDADEQLNLEAYSVITIIVRTVLWAAILLLALQHLGVKVTALVAGLGVSGIAVALAVQSILSDLFASLSIVFDRPFVIGDFIVVGELRGTVEHVGLKTTRLRSLSGEQLIFSNNDLLSSRIQNYRRMNERRVVFSLGVTYQTTAGKLEAIPGWIRDIIQSQENVRFDRTHFKNYGDFSLNYEIVYYVLDRDYTIYMEIQQAINLAIFRKFKEEGVDFAYPTQTLFVEKS; this is encoded by the coding sequence ATGCCGAATTACCTGAGTTTTTTAGAAACCATCGTCCTTGGAAACAGCGTCTGGAGATGGATAACCGCCGCTTTTGTCCTGCTGATTGCCTACGCCGGTTTGGGAATTTGCATTAAGGCGGTCGTCCGGTACCTCGGAAAACTTGCGGAAAAGACCGAGACGACGTTGGACGATTTTTTCGTTGACCTCCTGAAGGTGAGGACGAAGCGCCTTTTTTTCTTTGTCTTTGCCCTGTACGCCGGATCCCTCTTCCTCATCCTTCCGGGTCGGCTGGCACTGATAATCACCAACGCGGCAATTGTCTCCCTTGCGTTTCAGGTGGGCCTGTGGGGCAACGGGGTCATCTCCTACTTCATCTCCCGTCGCGCTTCGCGCGATGCGGATGAACAGCTGAACCTGGAAGCCTACTCGGTCATTACCATCATCGTCAGGACCGTCCTGTGGGCGGCTATCCTTCTTCTTGCCCTCCAGCATCTCGGGGTGAAGGTTACAGCCCTTGTGGCCGGCCTGGGGGTTAGCGGCATCGCGGTAGCCCTCGCGGTCCAGAGCATCCTGAGCGACCTTTTCGCCTCCCTTTCAATAGTCTTCGACAGGCCTTTCGTTATCGGTGATTTCATTGTGGTGGGTGAGCTGCGGGGGACGGTTGAACACGTGGGTCTCAAGACCACCAGGCTCAGGAGCCTATCCGGAGAGCAGCTCATCTTTTCCAATAATGATCTTCTGAGCAGCAGGATACAGAACTATCGCCGGATGAACGAAAGACGGGTGGTCTTTTCCCTGGGGGTGACCTATCAGACCACCGCCGGGAAGCTCGAGGCTATCCCCGGCTGGATCAGGGATATCATCCAATCACAGGAGAATGTACGTTTTGACAGGACGCACTTCAAGAATTACGGAGATTTTTCCCTGAACTATGAAATAGTTTACTACGTCCTTGACAGGGACTACACTATTTATATGGAGATCCAGCAGGCCATCAATCTGGCTATCTTCCGGAAGTTCAAGGAAGAGGGTGTGGATTTCGCCTACCCGACGCAGACGCTCTTCGTAGAAAAGTCATGA
- a CDS encoding amino acid ABC transporter permease, translating to MRVRHSLSWSLLVLILLGIILVIGRATKKIDYIWQWQRMPRYILFKEQIDITAEDPGTISSIRNDGKDKVVILRTFDGKDETYRIPAGIVQVYEGDDLDSGDIIGSYKKWAVGILLIGLWLTLKMSFISVILAVFIGLITGLARISSSPAPKWLAIGYIELIRGTPLLVQLYIFYFFIGQLFSLSNEVAGILALSFFAGAYVAEIVRAGIQSIHRGQMEAARSLGMTYPQAMQFIILPQAFKRIMPPLAGQFISLIKDSSLVSIIAITDLTKAGREIATSTFSPFEAFFTVAALYLVLTFSLSMFVQYLERRYATHD from the coding sequence ATAAGGGTTCGCCATAGCCTCTCCTGGAGTCTTCTCGTCCTCATCCTCCTCGGTATTATCCTCGTAATCGGAAGAGCCACAAAGAAGATCGATTACATCTGGCAATGGCAGCGAATGCCACGATACATCCTTTTCAAGGAACAGATAGATATTACGGCGGAGGATCCGGGCACGATTTCCTCCATCAGGAATGATGGAAAGGACAAAGTGGTCATCCTGCGCACTTTCGACGGAAAGGACGAAACATACCGAATCCCCGCCGGGATAGTACAGGTTTACGAGGGCGATGATCTGGATTCAGGGGATATCATCGGGTCATACAAAAAATGGGCGGTCGGGATTCTTCTCATCGGCCTATGGCTCACCCTTAAGATGTCCTTCATTTCGGTTATTCTGGCGGTGTTCATCGGGCTCATCACAGGTCTTGCACGGATATCCTCCAGCCCCGCGCCCAAGTGGCTGGCCATAGGATACATCGAGTTGATCCGTGGAACCCCTCTTCTGGTCCAGCTTTACATCTTTTACTTCTTTATCGGGCAGCTATTCTCACTGTCCAACGAGGTCGCCGGGATCCTGGCCCTCTCCTTCTTCGCCGGTGCATATGTGGCGGAAATCGTGCGTGCCGGGATCCAGTCGATTCACAGGGGACAGATGGAGGCCGCCCGATCCCTCGGTATGACCTACCCACAGGCCATGCAGTTTATAATTCTTCCCCAGGCTTTCAAGCGCATAATGCCGCCCCTCGCCGGCCAGTTCATATCGCTTATCAAGGACTCGTCCCTGGTATCAATCATCGCCATTACGGATCTCACCAAGGCGGGCCGCGAGATCGCAACCTCAACGTTCAGCCCCTTCGAGGCATTCTTTACCGTCGCGGCCCTTTATCTTGTCCTTACCTTCTCCCTTTCCATGTTCGTCCAGTACCTCGAGAGGAGGTATGCAACTCATGATTGA
- a CDS encoding flavin reductase family protein, with protein MKKRTVKPSTFLCPVPVVLVTCQDKGGRPNIITIAWTGIICSDPPMVSISIRPSRYSHGIIKETGQFVVNIPPVDIIRKVDLCGIISGKDADKFKEAGLTAVPADKVSPPLIEECSISLECSLTEIVPLGIHDMFLGEIMATHVAEDAFDDGGNIRMGRINPLAFSPLDHSYRALGDALGSYGYSRKD; from the coding sequence ATGAAAAAACGAACCGTCAAACCTTCAACATTCCTGTGTCCCGTACCCGTTGTCCTGGTGACCTGTCAGGACAAAGGGGGACGACCGAACATCATCACCATCGCCTGGACGGGCATCATCTGTTCCGACCCGCCCATGGTCAGCATCAGCATCAGGCCAAGCCGGTACTCCCACGGTATCATCAAGGAGACGGGCCAATTTGTGGTCAATATCCCCCCTGTGGACATTATCAGGAAAGTCGACCTTTGCGGCATCATCTCCGGAAAGGACGCGGACAAATTTAAAGAAGCCGGCCTGACCGCGGTCCCGGCCGACAAAGTGTCCCCTCCCCTCATCGAGGAGTGTTCCATCTCCCTGGAGTGCAGCCTCACCGAAATAGTCCCACTGGGAATTCACGACATGTTTCTGGGCGAGATCATGGCCACCCACGTAGCCGAGGATGCTTTCGATGACGGTGGAAATATCCGTATGGGAAGAATCAATCCCCTGGCCTTTTCACCGCTGGACCATTCCTACAGGGCGCTGGGCGACGCGTTGGGGAGCTACGGGTACAGCCGGAAGGATTGA